One region of Natronorubrum aibiense genomic DNA includes:
- a CDS encoding cytochrome P450 family protein, which translates to MKLHFRQATNVYRKTFPFVLLRIGVGIALGVATVLYFGAVLWIGHRFLEAGTFSGWIAAIGLLVAVGLFVWGWRLVSRYVLYLVKAAHIAVIAHVVDTGEVPSNQLQYGKAQVTDRFAEASALFAIDQVVKAVVKQFNSGVVSVSKLKKLIRLVGKAIAIAASYIDEAIIAHLFITDDDNPWQSARDGIVLYGKNWKPVLGSTLLIVLGSYVAAFVVLLSLTPIASVLGGRSPTVESIGWVVVGELGLTVYTGFLKPWVKTVVITTFLVESRGQTPDSETEARIAARSERFQDLVEKADDDMSVDQSRQATERATPEAGL; encoded by the coding sequence ATGAAACTCCACTTCAGACAGGCGACGAACGTCTACCGGAAAACGTTCCCGTTCGTCCTGCTGCGAATCGGCGTCGGCATTGCCCTCGGTGTCGCCACCGTCCTCTACTTCGGTGCTGTCCTCTGGATCGGCCACCGATTCCTCGAGGCCGGGACATTCTCAGGCTGGATCGCCGCAATCGGCCTGCTCGTCGCGGTCGGACTGTTCGTCTGGGGCTGGCGACTGGTCAGTCGATACGTGCTGTATCTGGTCAAAGCGGCCCATATAGCCGTGATCGCCCACGTCGTCGACACCGGTGAGGTACCGTCGAACCAACTCCAGTACGGCAAAGCACAGGTCACGGACCGCTTTGCGGAAGCGAGCGCCCTCTTCGCCATCGACCAAGTCGTCAAAGCCGTGGTCAAACAGTTCAACAGCGGCGTCGTCTCCGTCTCGAAGCTGAAGAAACTCATTCGACTGGTCGGTAAAGCGATCGCCATCGCAGCCAGCTACATCGACGAGGCGATCATCGCCCACCTGTTCATCACCGACGACGACAACCCGTGGCAGTCGGCTCGAGACGGCATCGTCCTCTACGGCAAGAACTGGAAGCCCGTGCTTGGCTCGACCCTGCTGATTGTGCTCGGCTCGTACGTCGCCGCGTTCGTCGTCTTGCTTTCACTGACGCCGATCGCGAGCGTTCTGGGCGGACGCTCACCCACGGTCGAGTCCATCGGCTGGGTCGTCGTCGGTGAGCTCGGACTCACAGTCTACACTGGATTTCTCAAGCCGTGGGTCAAAACCGTCGTGATCACCACGTTCCTCGTCGAATCTCGGGGCCAGACGCCCGACAGCGAGACGGAAGCACGGATTGCTGCCCGATCGGAGCGGTTTCAGGACCTCGTCGAGAAAGCTGACGACGATATGTCGGTCGACCAATCCCGCCAAGCGACCGAACGGGCAACACCCGAAGCCGGGCTTTAA
- a CDS encoding 30S ribosomal protein S17e has product MAIKPAYVKKTGNLLLERYPDAFTTDFEQNKDSVEKLTTVESKGVRNRIAGYVTRKKSAQVPA; this is encoded by the coding sequence ATGGCAATCAAACCGGCCTACGTCAAGAAGACCGGGAACCTCCTGCTGGAACGGTACCCGGACGCGTTCACGACCGACTTCGAACAGAACAAAGACAGCGTCGAGAAGCTCACGACCGTCGAATCCAAAGGCGTCCGCAACCGAATCGCCGGCTACGTCACCCGCAAGAAAAGCGCTCAGGTACCTGCATAA
- the asd gene encoding aspartate-semialdehyde dehydrogenase, with amino-acid sequence MAVRVGVLGATGAVGQRLIQLLDPHPEFEIAALTASDSSAGKTYRQAAKWRVDSPIPDDVAEMTVTATDPDEVPSDVDLLFSSLPSSVGEAVEPGFCEAGYVVSSNSSNGRMADDIPLVIPEVNADHLDLLEVQRDERGWDGAMVKNPNCSTITFVPTLAALEEYGLEKVHVATLQAVSGAGYDGVTSMEIIDNAIPHIGGEEDKLETESKKLLGSFDGAALSLNDVEVGASCNRIPTIDGHLENVFVETAEELSPEQAAEAMREYPSLDLHSSPDQLIEVFEDPERPQPRLDRTLGNGMSISAGGIRESTFGLQYNCLAHNTMRGAAGASVLNGELLLENGYL; translated from the coding sequence ATGGCAGTACGAGTTGGCGTTCTCGGTGCGACCGGTGCCGTTGGACAGCGACTGATTCAGCTTCTCGACCCCCACCCGGAGTTCGAGATTGCAGCACTGACCGCGAGTGATTCCAGTGCCGGCAAGACGTACCGGCAGGCAGCCAAGTGGCGCGTCGACAGTCCGATCCCGGACGACGTCGCGGAGATGACCGTCACCGCGACCGACCCCGACGAGGTTCCAAGCGACGTCGACCTGTTGTTCTCGTCGCTTCCCTCGAGCGTCGGCGAGGCCGTCGAACCGGGCTTCTGTGAGGCCGGCTACGTCGTCTCGTCGAACTCCTCGAACGGACGGATGGCCGACGACATCCCGCTCGTCATCCCGGAGGTCAACGCCGACCACCTCGACCTGCTCGAGGTCCAGCGCGACGAGCGCGGCTGGGACGGCGCGATGGTCAAAAACCCCAACTGCTCGACGATCACCTTCGTGCCCACGCTCGCCGCTCTCGAGGAGTACGGCTTAGAGAAAGTCCACGTCGCGACGCTGCAGGCCGTCTCCGGCGCTGGCTACGATGGCGTCACTTCGATGGAGATCATCGACAACGCCATCCCCCACATCGGCGGCGAAGAGGACAAACTCGAGACCGAATCGAAGAAACTGCTGGGTAGCTTCGACGGCGCGGCACTCTCGCTCAACGACGTCGAGGTCGGTGCCTCTTGTAACCGCATCCCGACGATCGACGGCCACTTAGAGAACGTCTTCGTCGAGACCGCTGAGGAACTTTCCCCTGAGCAGGCAGCCGAAGCGATGCGCGAGTACCCATCGCTCGACCTGCACTCCTCGCCGGACCAGCTGATCGAGGTCTTCGAGGACCCCGAGCGACCACAGCCACGTCTCGACCGCACCCTCGGCAACGGGATGTCCATCTCCGCCGGCGGCATCCGCGAGTCGACGTTCGGCCTGCAGTACAACTGTCTCGCCCACAACACGATGCGCGGCGCAGCCGGCGCGAGCGTGCTCAACGGCGAACTGTTGCTCGAGAACGGCTACCTGTAA
- a CDS encoding DUF7344 domain-containing protein, with protein sequence MLPLISEPESLTAPASQSPSETDVALELLADRQRRAVLEYLCDHEDETTLSDLAEYVALENRDESSGALAATGDALFGTRRRVELSLRHVHLPKLAAADAIDYDTDTNAVSLRERGTDVLARI encoded by the coding sequence ATGCTTCCACTCATCTCCGAGCCCGAATCGTTAACGGCGCCCGCGTCGCAATCACCCTCCGAGACGGACGTCGCACTCGAGTTACTGGCCGATCGACAACGTCGAGCCGTCCTCGAGTATCTGTGCGATCACGAGGACGAAACCACGTTGTCCGATCTAGCAGAGTACGTCGCCCTCGAGAACCGAGACGAATCGAGTGGAGCACTCGCTGCAACCGGCGACGCCCTCTTTGGGACGCGTCGACGCGTCGAACTCTCGCTTCGTCACGTCCACCTGCCGAAGCTAGCGGCAGCCGACGCCATCGACTACGACACCGACACGAACGCCGTTTCGCTGCGAGAGCGAGGAACCGACGTACTCGCACGGATCTAA
- a CDS encoding D-2-hydroxyacid dehydrogenase, translating to MTDSESDAESAASADTETDAPDVLVLRNGTHGMPVEQYVAAIRERLPNATIELARTPSEEREAIEAARFVTGMTLDEDLLEAADALEVFACAYAGTGHLPLEALEDRNVTVTNASGVHGPNIGEHVLGAILRFTRRFHVGARQQRRREWRHYKAHELQGSTVTIVGLGAIGQAVCERLEPFGVETIGVRYSPEKGGPTDEVIGFDGAAFDEALARTDYLVLACPLTETTRGLIDHETFVTIDPDAVLVNVARGPVIDTDALVQALRSNWIRGASLDVTDPEPLPEDHPLWTFENVQITPHNAGHTPKYYERLADIVAENVRRVAEEPTADLENQVLP from the coding sequence ATGACCGATAGCGAGAGCGATGCCGAATCCGCTGCAAGCGCTGACACAGAGACGGATGCACCAGACGTGCTCGTCCTTCGGAACGGGACCCACGGGATGCCAGTCGAACAGTACGTCGCTGCGATCCGCGAACGGTTGCCGAACGCGACGATCGAACTCGCTCGAACGCCGTCCGAGGAGCGCGAGGCTATCGAGGCGGCACGGTTCGTCACCGGCATGACCCTCGATGAGGACTTGCTCGAGGCCGCCGACGCTCTCGAGGTCTTCGCGTGTGCCTACGCGGGGACCGGCCACCTGCCACTCGAGGCCCTCGAAGATCGGAACGTGACGGTCACGAACGCATCGGGTGTCCACGGCCCGAACATCGGCGAACACGTTCTGGGGGCGATCCTCCGGTTTACGCGTCGGTTTCACGTCGGTGCACGCCAGCAGCGCCGCCGTGAGTGGCGCCACTACAAGGCCCACGAGTTGCAGGGATCGACGGTAACGATCGTCGGGCTGGGGGCGATCGGGCAGGCGGTCTGTGAGCGACTCGAACCCTTTGGCGTCGAGACGATCGGCGTCCGCTACAGTCCAGAGAAAGGCGGCCCGACCGACGAGGTGATCGGTTTCGACGGGGCGGCGTTCGACGAGGCGCTGGCTCGTACCGACTATCTCGTGCTCGCCTGTCCGCTTACGGAGACGACCCGCGGCCTGATCGACCACGAGACGTTCGTAACGATCGATCCCGATGCCGTCCTCGTCAACGTCGCTCGCGGACCGGTCATCGACACCGATGCGCTCGTCCAGGCTCTGCGTTCGAACTGGATCCGTGGCGCATCGCTCGACGTCACCGATCCCGAACCGCTGCCCGAGGATCATCCGCTGTGGACCTTCGAGAACGTTCAGATCACCCCCCACAACGCGGGCCACACGCCGAAGTACTACGAGCGACTCGCCGACATCGTTGCCGAAAACGTTCGACGCGTCGCCGAGGAGCCGACCGCAGACCTCGAGAATCAGGTGCTGCCCTGA
- a CDS encoding NAD(P)/FAD-dependent oxidoreductase: MERVDVAIVGGGPAGASAAERAAAHGAETVLFEQGVPREDRDGLGPDSTDAAGMLDYWIDIMDFDYREIPDDVIHRELEATEFVGPNSSVELTTTGIDATYPKFGYTFHRARMDDWLYERATDAGADLRVGTGVKDLETDLRASSPNGPTHTLTLSTGDQLEAQYVVLADGPQRRITLDALDQFTAPGRSVSDYLSPPNANHIAYQEYREFPPELFEEFEDTLKFWWGYMPGETAYPWVFPNDGTVARVGLTMPIGMELEDVSNPAAYALLDPSDEQLPTGSEYITRLLEHEYGDEYDIETDIPIVEDRGKSKGTETYPISSTRPIDSPVGANIAVAGGAMGTTSAFHEGGYHVAVRTGKIAGRLAATDSLENYNDVWKRAIGDEIRRNVSFADIVKDYEPDDWDWAFDVINDMQGSTGDNVLISKRYSAGLDASKILLAYKKRKFAYRNGSYVQLCEDEYFY, from the coding sequence ATGGAACGCGTTGATGTCGCGATCGTCGGTGGCGGTCCTGCGGGTGCGTCTGCAGCCGAACGGGCGGCTGCCCACGGCGCTGAGACCGTCCTCTTCGAACAGGGCGTCCCGCGAGAGGACCGCGATGGACTCGGCCCCGACTCGACCGACGCCGCCGGCATGCTCGATTACTGGATCGACATTATGGACTTCGACTACCGGGAGATTCCCGACGACGTCATCCACCGGGAGCTCGAAGCCACCGAGTTCGTCGGTCCCAACAGCAGCGTCGAACTGACCACGACGGGAATAGACGCCACGTACCCGAAATTCGGGTACACTTTCCATCGCGCACGCATGGACGATTGGCTCTACGAACGCGCGACCGACGCCGGCGCCGACCTCCGCGTCGGCACGGGCGTCAAAGACCTCGAGACCGACCTTCGTGCCTCGAGCCCGAACGGCCCAACCCACACGTTGACGCTCTCGACCGGCGACCAACTCGAGGCCCAGTACGTCGTCCTCGCTGATGGGCCACAGCGGCGGATCACCCTCGACGCGCTCGACCAGTTTACGGCCCCTGGCCGAAGCGTCTCCGATTACCTCTCGCCACCGAACGCCAACCACATCGCCTACCAGGAGTATCGTGAGTTCCCTCCCGAGTTGTTCGAAGAGTTCGAAGACACCCTCAAGTTCTGGTGGGGGTACATGCCCGGCGAGACCGCCTATCCGTGGGTGTTTCCAAACGACGGCACGGTCGCCCGCGTTGGCCTGACGATGCCTATCGGCATGGAACTCGAGGACGTCTCCAATCCCGCCGCCTACGCGCTGCTCGACCCATCCGACGAGCAACTCCCGACAGGATCGGAGTATATCACTCGTCTCCTCGAACACGAGTACGGCGACGAGTACGACATCGAAACGGACATCCCGATCGTCGAAGACCGCGGCAAATCGAAGGGAACCGAAACGTATCCGATCTCCTCGACGCGACCGATCGACTCTCCCGTCGGCGCGAACATCGCCGTCGCCGGCGGCGCGATGGGAACGACATCCGCCTTCCACGAAGGCGGTTACCACGTCGCCGTCCGGACGGGGAAAATCGCCGGGAGACTGGCCGCAACCGACTCGCTCGAAAACTACAACGACGTCTGGAAACGCGCGATCGGCGACGAAATCCGTCGGAACGTCTCGTTCGCCGATATCGTCAAAGACTACGAACCCGACGACTGGGACTGGGCGTTCGACGTCATCAACGACATGCAGGGATCGACGGGCGACAACGTGTTGATCTCGAAGCGCTACTCCGCCGGCCTCGACGCCTCCAAAATTCTGCTCGCCTACAAAAAGCGTAAGTTCGCGTATCGAAACGGCAGCTACGTTCAACTGTGCGAAGACGAGTACTTCTACTGA
- the hisD gene encoding histidinol dehydrogenase translates to MTVDVRVLADLRPDERVAFFDRDAGIEAVRGDVREIVERVREEGDVAVREFTSEFDAVELGNITITDECERAYDELEETDNELVAAIETAVENVTEFHEAQLPADWREEFSPGRELGRRFRPLERVGVYVPGGSAAYPSSAIMGVVPAVVAGVEHVSVVTPPADELNPATLAAIHAAGADAVYSVGGAQAIAGLAYGTETITRVQKIVGPGNKWVTAAKAEVRGDVEIDFLAGPSEVVVVADSTADPEYVASEVVAQAEHDPNTSVVAVTDDEETAEAITTAIDEQVASREREEVIRAGLENDASGVLLARSMSEAILFTQEYAPEHLSIIAEDDESILERIDSAGSVFLGPTTPVAAGDYASGTNHVLPTNGGAHVTGGLSVETFLRSTTVQRLTPEGLDALGDTITTLADAEGLEAHAASVRRRLEDIDGDRT, encoded by the coding sequence ATGACAGTAGACGTGCGAGTACTCGCCGATCTCAGGCCCGACGAGCGTGTCGCCTTTTTCGACCGAGATGCCGGCATCGAGGCAGTCAGGGGAGATGTCCGAGAGATCGTCGAGCGGGTCCGAGAGGAAGGTGACGTCGCCGTCCGAGAGTTTACGAGCGAGTTCGACGCCGTCGAACTCGGGAATATTACGATTACGGACGAGTGCGAGCGCGCGTACGACGAACTCGAGGAGACGGATAATGAGTTGGTAGCTGCGATCGAGACCGCGGTCGAAAACGTCACCGAGTTTCACGAGGCACAACTGCCCGCCGATTGGCGTGAAGAGTTCAGCCCCGGCCGGGAACTGGGCCGACGGTTCCGACCACTCGAGCGAGTCGGTGTCTACGTCCCCGGTGGGTCGGCCGCCTATCCCTCGAGTGCGATTATGGGGGTCGTGCCGGCAGTCGTCGCTGGTGTTGAGCACGTCTCGGTCGTGACGCCGCCGGCCGACGAGTTGAATCCGGCAACGCTGGCGGCGATTCACGCCGCCGGTGCGGACGCCGTCTACAGCGTCGGTGGTGCGCAGGCGATCGCTGGACTCGCCTACGGGACCGAGACGATCACGCGCGTCCAGAAGATCGTCGGTCCCGGAAACAAGTGGGTAACGGCAGCCAAAGCCGAGGTTCGCGGAGACGTCGAAATCGACTTCCTCGCAGGGCCGAGTGAGGTCGTCGTCGTCGCGGATTCGACGGCGGACCCCGAGTACGTTGCATCAGAGGTAGTCGCACAAGCCGAACACGACCCCAACACGTCGGTCGTCGCCGTTACAGACGACGAGGAGACGGCTGAAGCGATCACCACGGCCATCGACGAACAGGTTGCCTCACGCGAGCGCGAAGAAGTGATTCGAGCCGGCCTCGAGAACGACGCAAGCGGCGTCTTGTTGGCCCGGTCGATGAGCGAGGCGATCCTCTTTACCCAGGAGTACGCCCCGGAACACCTCTCGATCATCGCCGAGGATGACGAATCGATTCTCGAGCGAATCGACAGCGCGGGCAGCGTCTTCCTTGGACCGACCACGCCCGTCGCTGCGGGCGATTACGCCAGCGGAACCAATCACGTCCTGCCGACCAACGGCGGGGCGCACGTAACCGGTGGCCTCTCGGTCGAAACGTTCCTTCGGTCGACGACGGTCCAGCGACTCACGCCAGAAGGGTTAGACGCGCTCGGCGACACGATAACGACCCTTGCGGATGCCGAAGGACTCGAGGCGCACGCAGCGAGCGTTCGCCGCCGACTCGAGGATATCGACGGCGACCGGACGTAA
- a CDS encoding HesB/IscA family protein, with protein MSTDSLDGGNTDTRPEIEVTETAAEQALALLEGEGLDATEAGLRLFVQQGGCAGLSYGMRFDDAPDEDDTIYEHHDLRVFVDPASLKYIEGSILDYESGLQAEGFHVENPNVVSECGCGESFRT; from the coding sequence ATGAGCACGGACAGTCTGGATGGCGGGAACACAGACACGCGCCCCGAAATCGAAGTGACCGAGACGGCAGCCGAGCAGGCACTCGCGTTGCTCGAGGGCGAAGGACTCGACGCGACCGAGGCAGGGCTTCGGCTGTTCGTTCAGCAGGGCGGCTGTGCAGGGCTGTCGTACGGAATGCGATTCGACGACGCGCCTGACGAAGACGACACGATCTACGAACACCACGACCTGCGCGTCTTCGTCGACCCGGCCAGCCTGAAGTACATCGAGGGAAGTATCCTCGACTACGAGAGCGGACTACAGGCCGAAGGCTTCCACGTGGAAAACCCGAACGTCGTCAGCGAGTGTGGCTGTGGCGAATCGTTCCGAACGTAA
- a CDS encoding dodecin, with protein sequence MVFKKITLIGTSPDSFDAAADDAIDRAEETLENVHWIEVDELGVEVASADDREYQAEVTVAFKLEE encoded by the coding sequence ATGGTATTCAAAAAAATCACTCTGATCGGAACAAGTCCAGACAGCTTCGACGCAGCCGCCGACGACGCCATCGACCGTGCCGAAGAGACCCTCGAGAACGTCCACTGGATCGAAGTCGACGAACTCGGCGTCGAAGTCGCAAGCGCCGACGACCGGGAGTACCAGGCGGAGGTCACCGTCGCCTTCAAACTCGAGGAGTAA